The Mustela nigripes isolate SB6536 chromosome 6, MUSNIG.SB6536, whole genome shotgun sequence DNA window CGAAGCCGTACCTGATCGCTTCCTTTCGTCTCTGGAGTTGATGTCGGCACCCAAGGACAGGAGCTGCTGGACTGTGCTCACGTGTCCTTCCTGAGGGTGAGGTGCACTTGTTATCCTGGGACGAGGGCCCCGACGAGCCCTTCAACACCAACTAATGCGGGTCACGTACTTTTTCTAAAATACTCAGCTGCTACAATGGAATTTTCACAACTACAGAAAGACCTGCATGGCTCTCAGGTTCCAGTGTAAACTGTTAAATCTAGATTTTGGGAACATTTGGTTATGAAAACACAAAGGATCTACTCCATAGGCCAAATTACATGACCACAGTCGGCAGCAGACATCCGAACACGTGCTCTAGAATCTCTCCCAGCAAACACGCTCTTTGCTGGAATTTCAAAGCGAAGATAAACAGGGAGACCGTGACCCCTCCTGGACGCCCGTCACAGCACACATCCCAGCACGTGTCACCTGACAGGATTCCCGTCCAACCGGCCAGGCTGCGAGGACCGGAGAGACACGGAATCACGGCTCCGAGGCCCATCCATCCCCCCAATGGCCTTGGCCAGGTGTGGGTCCCCTCATCTCTCCACTGCCTTTCTGGGGGACAGGAGAGTGCCACTCACGGGAAATAACTATTCCTGCTGCTGGGAAAGCCAGTCGGGGCAGCCAGCCAGTGCGGCTGAAGATGACCCACCAAACTCTCCTAACGCTCCAAGCTGGGCTGTAAGCAGCGAGCGTCCGCGGCTGCAATGCTCCCTTCTGGAATCTACTGTAAGGACAGAGCAGCAGGACTTTACGTGGGGGGATTCGTAGGGCTGCAAACAACGTTATTCCTGAACACGGAACAAGGGCGTGTGCAAACTAAAGCTGGCGCGTCACGCGGAGGGAAGGTCTTCCTGGAGAGACAAACCTTAGCGGCGAAATGCAGCGGTGTCAGGCGGCTGGGTACGGCCCTGGCATCCACATCGGCGCCCAGCTCGGACACCAGGAAGCGGAGGGCCTCGTTCTGCCCGGTGACGGCTGCCCTGTGGATGGCCTGCATCCCCAGGGCATCCCGCGTGGCCCAGCAAGCCTGGGGGGCCGGAGAGAGGGGGCCGTATGTGAGGAGCGGGGACCTTCCAGCGAGCCCCGCGGCCTCTCTGGCCGATCATGGGGGATACCACGCTCCGGCCACGGCACCCTTGGCGGGCGGCCGGCGGTCACTCCTGCGCACCAGCAGCGTGCTGGGCCCTCCTCCTCCTAACTGCTCCCCGCACACCCGACACGGGACCCTCGCAGGGGCCCCAGACAAGGACGTCTGCCTCCTCCTCGCCCACGGTGACACTGACCCCTGATCTGAGACCCACGGGAAGGACCGTTTCTGTACCTTGTGCTGTTCGAGCAGCAGCCTGGCCACGGCCGTGTGGCCGCACTGAATCGCGTCCATGAAGGGTGTGCACCCGCACCTGTCCGCACGGTCGGCTTCGTACGCGCACCTGCCACACGAACCCAAAGCAGCAGGTCAGACGGGTCCCCGCCGCACACGCAGGCCACAGAGACCGGAGCGCGGTCCCCGGCTCCCAAACTCAGCCCCTCCTCGGActtcctcaccctgcttgtgcgcatCCTCTCCCCCTCGTGACCGGTCACCAAAACTCAGGTCTGGGTCCCCTTCTCCCGCTGTGGCTCCTGCCTTGCTAACCCTTCTCACAGCCACCGGACCACCGTGGGCATGGCCAGTCCTCCCCGAAACCTTTATCTCCCGATCACAGAGGAAAATCTAAACGCTCGCCACCCGGGGTCAGGATAAGGCAGCATCTACCCGTCTCCCCACGCTCCTCTGGGCCACCTGCCTCCTTCCCGGTCCTCCTGCTCCCACCGCCTTCCCAGGGCTGCTTTTCCCACCTTCTCAGTCCCACCGCCCACCTTCCCCTGCatcctgcctttctctttccctaCTGCTCCCCTGTCCTGGCCTTCCTGTTCCTCCCTGTCCTTTTCCTACTTCAGTCTCCCGTGGGACCACCCTCCGTCCCCGCCCTCTGCACAGTCGCCCGTCCTGCCGCCTCCGGCCGCCTCCCTGGTCCTGCTCTCAGTCCCAGCTCCGCGTGGACCTACTGTCTTCCGCTCCGACCTCCTCTGCGGGCCTATCTGTCCGACTTCCTTCTTGGTCCTGCCTCCTACCTGACCTATCTTCTGCCTCTCCtacctctcctctcttcttctgtccTTTCCTTCAGGGTCCTGTCCGTCAAACCTTCTGGGCCCCTCTTACCACCTGTTCTACCTTTGTTATGATCCTACGTCTCCTACCCTCTTTTTGCTCATTATCATCTCCTCCAGCTTCCCAGCTTTTTGCTGCCTTTGCATGTGCTGGTCCTCTTTGCTTGGAGCActggttcccttttttttttttttatattggacacagagagagatcacaagtaagcagagagcagacagagagagaggaggaagcaggctctccactgagcagagagcccgatgcggggctccatcccaggacccagagatcatgacctcagccaaaggtagaggctttaacctactgagccacccaggcgcccctggttctCCCTTCTTCACTTCAATTACAGCTTTGATATGCCCTCATGGAGGCCTGTCTGCTCTCCACCCACAGTAGGACCTTTGCTACCTCACAGTGAAGTCCTGTTCTCTTCTTACTACTCAGTAACTGCTCAGATAACCTCTTCCGCTCTCGTGAGTTCAGTCGTCATTTCTAGGTCGATGATGCCCGCATCTGCTTCTCAGCTCATACCCCTCCCGTGGGCTCTGGATCTTGTCGGCAGCTGGGCACTCGACATCTCTACGTGGGTGCCTCGCAGGGACACGCAACTCATCGCATCCAGAAGGGAAATGATCATCCCCCCAGCAAACCTGCTGCTCCTCCAGTGCTCTCTGTCCCAGCAAATGGCATCCCTAGTGGCTCAACGAGAAGCCCGTCATCCTGGACGTCTCTTCCCTCATTCCCGTGATCAATGATTCACCTGAATCCACTGATTCCGTTTCCTAAGGACCTCCGCGTCCTTCTCTTCACCCCTGCAGTTGGTGTCTTAGCCCAGCTGCCGCCCTCTCTCTCCCGGGGAACTGCAGCGGCCTCCCGACGTTCGCGACACCCACTCCCGCTCCCCCCCAACCCACTCCCTCTTTTCCAACGCGAGGATCTCTGAAGAATGCAAACTTATTACTGTCCGCTCTCCACTCTGCTTAAAGCCCTTCCGTGGCCCGGCGTACTCTCAACAAAATCTCAAGTCCTCGCATCGTCCGGGTCCGCCCTCCGCCGGCCTTTGCTCACGGCGCCCTGTTCGCCCCATTGCTCCGGACGCGCCCGCACACGTGGACCTTCAGTTTGCTACAGCACCAGGCTTTCCCTTGGCTCCGAGCATTCACGGGGACTGTCACCTCTGTCTGGAAAggggccctgcctccccctctcagCCTCCTTCAGATCATAGCTTGACTATCCCTGGGGCCAAGATTCCTCCCTCCCAGTCCAGTTAGGTCATCCTGGCATATGTTCCTGGAGGGAGCCCGTGACTCCTTGTTCTCCTCGGGCTCGCGGGGTGTGAACGGGGACTCCCGTCTGCCAGCGTGCGAGCTCCACGAGGGGACCTGTGCCGGCCAGCCTCTCCTGCGGCCCGTGCATCTGGCACAGTGCTTAGAGGGTGCTGAGGCATTGAGCCTATGAAAACTGGCCGAAAGAGCAGATACACGGGTGATTTTTTCTTGTCTCATGTTACTCAGCGATTTTTGTTGTAAATTCTTTGAGTTATGTCCTTTGTTCATCTCTCTTTGGgtgcttgagtttctttctgaGCTATTTTTCTGAGCTTTTCCTGTAGCATCGACATTAACTGTTACAATTAGTGAATCCTTTCCTCCACTTGCTGTTTTATTCTTACCTCTGGAGAAGCACCTTCACCGCGTCTAAACAGCCATGCATCGCTGGGAGAAGAGAGCGGAGAGTCAGAGCGTTCAGAGCAGGTATAAACTCCTccttccgtctctctctgccccagcctTTTAGCTAGGACTGATGGGAAACAGTAATTAAATCAAGGACACTGTTACCatcctagaaaaagaaaaatttagctAGGTAACTGGTAACGACGATGTTTTCACTTAACAGGCACTTAGCCAACACTCACTCTTTGTGAGCACGTCCATGGCGAATTCTCAGTCCTAAACTTTCCTCCAGTGTTGTGCTGCAAATCCTTAGGGCCGGTCAGTTTTTGCCCAGGGAATGTAAAACATATTAATAATGATCCATGAGAAAATAAGGAGGAATGTAATTCTCCTACTAAAGAGAATGACACTCAGTAACAAAGATTTCAACTATCTGTTCTCCACTCTCTTCCGTGAATGGCTAGGGGCTGATCGTTTCTTGGGGAACTAGTCAAACAATTCGTAGCAGAGAAAAGTTCTTCTACTGACCcatcaagatttaaaaagaattccTTGGTCCCTAACTGCTCCCTGAAGCTACAATATTTCCTAAACTATATCATGTCACAGGTAGTGATGCTTTGAGAAACCAAGGCCCTGTACTCTAATTCAACGTACTATCCAGAAGGCTACagatcattttttatatttcttgaccTGGACTCCTGAGGTCTTTATCTATGGGGTCTTCCATCACAGCACTTTCTGCTTTCCAGTAATTTAAAATGATCTATGACTAGATAATTCAGATTTAAGGATAATTAGTTGTATCCCACATCTTTATTGACATCATCACTAGATAAGTCAAAGACACTCAGGCAGGCACTCAATTACAAGTTCCTAGATTTATTTAAACAGATTAGCACTGTGGTAGGTATCAATGAAGGTATAGGGAAATACTGTCTCTTTTCCTCCTGCGGGTAACAGTGACAACGTAAACAGAATCCTGAAAATAGCCATGCCTGTGTGTTCTGCGCTCAGTGTGTGTCAAGGGACTTAGATACATCGTGTTCCTTAACCTCTACAGCAACCCTGCGACGTGggcatcattatcatcattattttggGGATGAGGAAATTTGCTTCAGAGACTCAGTCCCCTGCCCAAGGTCAAAGACAGTGAAGAACAGAATGAGCTTTCCAACAAACTGGGGTGGACAGGACAGATACACACGAATACGAGAAAGAGCATGTTATGGGCCACGTTCCATCAGCCACAGGAACAAACTCTGTGCCGAAATACCCCAAAGCTGCTCTTATTCCTGGCCCGCGAGTTCACAGACCCCTGTAGCTCTGTGGGGGCCCCTAACTAGAAGGCGTTCTGCGGGCTCAGGGGAGCAGCCTGCGCCCCTGTGCCTGCGCCCCTGCAGAGCTCCTGGCCATACCTGCCGTGTGCAGAGGCGTTCTCCCGATTTTGCTCTCCGTCTCCCAAGCGGTGGGGCACACGGAGAGCAGGTACTGGAGGATCAGAGGGTCGCCCTCTCGGCTGGCAATGTGGAGACTGTTCCAGCCATCTTTGTTCTTCAGCAGTGGGTTGGCGCCATGTTCCACGAGGTCCTGGATCACCTCCAGATTCTTCCTTGTGCAGGCCATCATCAAAGGAGTCCTAAGGCCAATCAGGAGAAACTGTCAGACGGAAGGGCAGCTGAGACATTACAAGGGCGCGGCTGGGTGTTCTGAAAGGCACACGCCCTTGGCAGAGGTGGAAAACCTAGAGGGGTCTGAGAAGCAGCAAATCTGTGTGGAGCGGCAACTTTTCTGGCCACTGTGAGGCTCTGGGagaaatagaaagggaaagaaattaggATGTAGGTGTGCCTGCAGGAGGGGATTACTGAGGAGGCAAACCTGCTTCCGGGCCAGTTTAAACTGTGGGACCAAACTGAGACAGTGACAAACTGAGTTAATGAAAACCATGGACAGTTTgtatagaataatatattttttaaagattttatttatttatttgggagaaagagaaagcaggcacaagcagaaggagaggtagagggagaagcaggctccccgctgagcagggagcccgaggtggggctctattcaaggaccctgggaacatgacctgagtggaaggcagacgcttcaccggctgagcccccaggcgccccatcttgaATAATATTTGTGTTAAAGGTACTCTGCTGCACTTACTCCATTCACTTTAATCAGTAATTGTTTATTAGTTAAAGTGTGCTGAAAAAAGgctaaaaaagaacatttgataCAGTGCCTACCCACGAGGAGCATACTTTGGAGACACAAATGGAACAGTGTGATTATAAGTTTCTGAACTGTCTTGTGTCCACAATTATGGGAATAAACTACACTAATAAGAAGGAAAGTGGCTCTAGCCTTCCTTTTTTCATAAATGATCTTGGGTAAGACATTTCTATACCATGAGCTTCTGGTTTCTCATATGCAAAACATGGGAGACATAACTCCCAGAAAGCAAGGGCAGGTCTTATTTACCTCCTGATTCCTGGGGTTAGGACCTGTGTCAGGCACACAGCAGGAACTCACTATACGTAGGATACCTCACAGGCTGCATCTAGGATCTGTCTTCTAAGATTTCTATGATATTAACTAATTACCAATATTTTTGGCAGGAGGATGTAGTAAGGAGAGTGAATACGAAATTAAGAGGGAGGAACCCAGATAAATGAAGGCTGGAATCTTCCAGAAGGACTTCACAGAGGGAATAAATCCTGAGCAAGGCAGGATGGTTAAAAAAGCAGGGAAGGTATTGCAAAGCCAGAAAGGTGAGAACGGGCAAAAATATCTCACcgcggggtggctcagtgggttaagccgctgccttcggctcaggtcatgatctcagggtcctgggatcgagccccacatctggctctctgctcagcagggagcctgctcccccccccacctacttgtgatctgtcaaataaataaataaaatcttaaaaaaaaaaaaaactcactgcAATTACACCTCACACATACATACTCCAATGAACGTTGCCTCTTTAATGGTTTTTTGCAGAGAGGCCAGTCCCCTAGCCACAGAGTTGTTCTGAGCCATGTATGAGGTCTTACATCTGTTGGAATGGTCTTTAGACCAGTTGGCCAGCAGCAGAAGAAAACTAGTCTTGTGCTCAATCAAGCGGGCTGACCCACCATTCCCAGCAGGCAAGACAGCACATTACTTAACTATCCGTGTAGCCACTGGGGTTCATAGTGACATCAGATCAGAAATCACCTGCAGGCAGGAACTTCATTAGGTTACGACTCTTAGGATGTCATCAACTTCCAGGAGCCCCCCACAGTGGTACTGGAAACTATGTCTGTCTAACAAAGAGCAGTTGGTGTGCGTGATGGTAACCGCGGAACGTCTGGTCTGTGGACCTGCTCACGCAAGGCTATCTGTGAGCTAAAACCATACACATCCAGGAAGCGTAAAATACACGGGTCGTGGTGATGTCGATTCCTTCGTCTTGGTACTGCACTGCAGCAGTGTGAGACCATAACTTTGGGGGAGACTGAGGAAGGGGCACACGGGGCTTCCCTGAACATTTCTTCACGACCTTCTGTGAGGCTCTGCTCCAGAGACAAGTGAGAACAACGTTACTGGCAGAGTCATGACCCAGCCCGGTGTCGCCCTGCTGCAGGCAGCACAGACGATTCGCGGTGCGATCGCGTTCCAGAGTGTTCcctaaagggaaagaaagggtttGGACAGGTCTGGGAACAGTTAACCCCCCAAGGGTACCCCGCTGTTCGCAGAGGCTGATCTGTCCTCCAGGGCCAGGTTCAGACGCTCCGGTGTCAAGGCGGAAAAGCCCACGGGGATCCGTGACTCTGCGGGGAACgggggggggtgtctttgggGAACCCGGCCACCTACCAGTCGGCTTTCTTGAGGCAGTCCACCGCGGCTCCTCTGCCCAGCAGGTAGAGCACGCAGTCCCGGTGGCCCTGCGCGGCGGCCTCGTGCAGCGGCCGCTTGTAGTCTCGGTCGGCGGCCTCGACGTCCATGTCCCAGGTCTCGACCAGATAGGCCAGCACGTCCCGGTGCCCGTGGCGGGCGGCGCAGTGCAGCAGGGTGTCCCCGGCCGGCCCCGCGCAGCCCGCGCGCCCGGCTCCCCGCAGCTCCTCCCGCAGGGCGCACAGCCGGCCCTCCTGCGCCAGCCGGTGCAGCCGCCGCGGGGCCCCGCGCGCAGCCatgggcgcgggcgcgggcgtgCGGGCCGCCAGCCCTGCCCCCCGCGGCCCCCGGGACGCCCCGACCCCCGCGGCCCCGTGCGGGGGCGGCCCTCCGGCGGACCACTCGCCtcgcgggccgggccgggccgtgCTCACGCGCCCCAGGCTCGTCCGCAGGCGGCCGCCGGCCCGGGCTGCGTCTGCGGGCGCCACAccaggggggaggggtgctgccGCCCGGCCTGCCCCGGGCCGCGTCCGCTCCGCGCGGCGGCACGATCCGCCCGGCCCCGACAGACGCCCGCCGCggggaggacgaggaggaggggAGCCGGCGCCGGGCGGCACCCGAGGGTCAAGTCTCCGGGCAGCCGCCGGctcccagggagggggaggggccccgcgcgtccccaccccccgcccctcccccgcccaacCTCCGCCGGCCCCTCCGCCCGGCCGCGACCCCTCCTCGGGTCCGCGGGAGCTCGGAGGAACTCTGGGAAAGTTTCCACTCGCCCCCTCGGCCCCAGCGGAAGCACGGGCGGGGCGCGGTCCGCGGGCGGTAGCCGCGCCCCCTGGGCGCGCGCGCTCCTATTGGTCGCTGAGGCAGTCCGTCAGCACGCCCCCTGCGCGTGCCGTTCCGATTGGACGTGCGAGCTGTCCGTCGGCCCTGGCGGCGGGCTCTTCCCGGGGCTGCGGCGAGGGCGGAGCTGGCGGAGGAAGTCCGCGGCCTGCTCGGGCGGGCGCTGCCCTGGGGACGCTGGGACTGGGAGGCCGGGCGGCCGGGGccctgcggcggcggcggcggtggcggagacggcggcggcggcggcgggaggccCGGTTCGGAGCGCCGTAGTGCGTGAGGCCGCGGACGTGGCAGGGAGCGCGCGGGCGGGGCGCTGCCGTGTGGACACTTAGGCTCTCGGGGGCCTGAGCGGGGGTCCGGCTCGCGCGGCGGGAGCAGGTCCGCGGGGGGCGTGAGGGCCCGGGGCGAGCGCCGCGGTGCGGGGGCTCGGGTCCGCCGCGGGCGGCCGGGCGGGAGGGGCTCGGCGGGGCGTGCACggaggcgggcggggggcgcCCCCGCACGGGGGTCCTGCGGCCGGGGAAGCGGCGAGCGGCTCGTTCCCCGTCGGTTGCAGAAGGAGGCGCGGGGGACGTGGCCTCCGGTGGCTGACAAGCCGGCATTTCCTTCTCTGCCCCGGTGTCTTGACCTTGGGCGAGTCATTCGATCGTGTCCTCTCCCGACTCCCTCATCGGAGTCCCCCCTTCTCGGACTATTCAGAAAATCAGGGCGACGTGGGAAGGCCTGGAGCTTGGCTTGTGCAGAGAACGTTGAGATCTCAGCAAGCTGAACGGGGTGACGGGAGGGACCAGGGCAGGGGCTGAATTCTTAGCCGGGTCTCACCGGGTGCGAGTCGTTCCGACCCCCTGGTGGTTTCAGTCCCGAAGTTGCTACAGTTGACCAGGCCGGGAAGCAGTTGGGCTGTACGTTTTGTGTTGCGCCGTACGGTTTACAGAGTCGTTCATTAATCTGCAAACAGCCCTGCGAGGCATCATTACCGGCAGGGAAATGGATGCCTCCAGAAGTTAGGGATTTTCCCGTGGAGCTAGAGGTAATAGAGTCCTCTGGAACAAAGGACGGTGGCACCCAGTGTGTGCCTGCTGGGGCCTCTGGTGTGGACCCATGCAAACAAGCTCATTTCACTAATGAGCGGACTGGATTTGGCCAATTTACTGAGTAATATAGGTAGGCACTGGAGACCGAACTGGGTCCAGTATCAGCTTTGCCCGAGTTACTGTTCCATTATATCTTGCCACTTCAGCGAAGGGTAGGCATAAAGGTATTTCGAAATGTGTGGAGTTTTAGAACATGCCCAACGTTGCTCTTACTGTGGCTGTTCGTTTGGTGCCAGTGGAAGCTGAgcatcttgtaatttttttcttttttttttttttacggctCATGCCCCCAGCCCCATCCTAATTACAAAAGaacccgccttttttttttttttttttttttttttttttttgccttatgtCTCAAGttccctgtttttaaaaagaaaacggGGACACATGGGTGCACGATAAGGATACTTCAAATCCAGGTGCTTGGTTACTTACCTGGTACCCTCCGTGAAAATCCTCTCCCGAGTTCTTTAGGAACGTAGCTTCTGTATCCCCTTTGAGATAACTAGATGGTAACATATACGCGTCTGACCACGGCCCTTGTGGTTTTTCTAGATCAAAAGCTTGGTGTGGAGGGGAGGAATCTGTACAGTGAGCTGACAGATGGAGCTGTGCTTGGGTCTTGCTGATTTCCCAGTTGggctgcctctttcttttctgcagGCTTTTGGAATTTGTGGTCTGCCGTTTAGTGTCTCATGGCTCGGGTAGTCAGTATTGGCATTGAGATTTGCTACGTGGCTGTGTTCTCTCCTTTCTCATACACTGTATTTTGTGTTCCTGTAGCATTCAGCTACGGTTGTCGGTGTCCTGATTGTTGGTGTGTTTTGTGGTCTGGGAGTGTGTGAACACTGTTGGTATCGGTCATAGGACTGTGAGTTCAGTTTTGCTGCTGTCCTCTTTTCTCTGCTTATCATATCCCTCTACCCTTCATAGgtggattttatttgaaaacgGAATTGGAGTCTGTCTTGGCCCTTCTGGCATGGAAATCACTGACTCCTAGAAATTTATTCTCCCAGCATCTTACAGCTTCACCTGTCACTCATGTGCTTTTTGAGGACCAGTCTCCTATTTCAGAGTTCTTCTTGGAGCTTAACTCGGCATCccacagataaatttaaaatgaagcaaaacaaacaactgCTTTCAAAACACGGAAgtgttcattttccccttccagGAAAGAGCAAGTAAAACAAAAACGCTGTCTGTCTTTGACTCCTTCATGTGGTTAATGACGTGACCTCTGGGTTCCCGCAAGAAATGTCACTTACCTTTGTCACTGTTCTTCATCGTCCTTTTCAGTCTTGTCGAAGAAGATGTGTTGATCTTCCTGTTCCCTTCTCTCTatttctgctgctgctgcggctCTCAGACCTTTCCCAACTCTCGTTTTGGTCTGGGAAGTGACTTTCTGTCTGATTTTCCTCGCGGTCTCTGCGTCTACCCATCCCCTACCCAGCTCCCAGGAAGACCGCTGCGGAGTGAGTCTGACTCCTGTGTCAGCACTGCTGGTAAGCTAGATGATGCCCCGAGTCGCCTACATGGTAAAGCCCACGGTGTCTGTATTGCTCTGTTTAAGGACCTTTACAATCTGTGCCTTCAGAT harbors:
- the ANKRD16 gene encoding ankyrin repeat domain-containing protein 16 isoform X1, with amino-acid sequence MAARGAPRRLHRLAQEGRLCALREELRGAGRAGCAGPAGDTLLHCAARHGHRDVLAYLVETWDMDVEAADRDYKRPLHEAAAQGHRDCVLYLLGRGAAVDCLKKADWTPLMMACTRKNLEVIQDLVEHGANPLLKNKDGWNSLHIASREGDPLILQYLLSVCPTAWETESKIGRTPLHTAAMHGCLDAVKVLLQRCAYEADRADRCGCTPFMDAIQCGHTAVARLLLEQHKACWATRDALGMQAIHRAAVTGQNEALRFLVSELGADVDARAVPSRLTPLHFAAKEGHVSTVQQLLSLGADINSRDERKRSGAPPTPGSFRRSGGATSWNPLWSHKPGRGSPTSHVAPPWVGLQMAHINAGIFPVAKPDGWLHPDPSGARKRPLPVGPELAAAKTSAHNGRDVVLFKSRPCLSVCTRLGIKFQNFLTGGKATQNLPCGSGVQA
- the ANKRD16 gene encoding ankyrin repeat domain-containing protein 16 isoform X3, producing the protein MAARGAPRRLHRLAQEGRLCALREELRGAGRAGCAGPAGDTLLHCAARHGHRDVLAYLVETWDMDVEAADRDYKRPLHEAAAQGHRDCVLYLLGRGAAVDCLKKADWTPLMMACTRKNLEVIQDLVEHGANPLLKNKDGWNSLHIASREGDPLILQYLLSVCPTAWETESKIGRTPLHTAAMHGCLDAVKVLLQRCAYEADRADRCGCTPFMDAIQCGHTAVARLLLEQHKACWATRDALGMQAIHRAAVTGQNEALRFLVSELGADVDARAVPSRLTPLHFAAKEGHVSTVQQLLSLGADINSRDERKRSALHLACAGQHAACVRLLLQSGLSDSPDASGALARQLARRADVLQCFERCPET
- the ANKRD16 gene encoding ankyrin repeat domain-containing protein 16 isoform X4 is translated as MAARGAPRRLHRLAQEGRLCALREELRGAGRAGCAGPAGDTLLHCAARHGHRDVLAYLVETWDMDVEAADRDYKRPLHEAAAQGHRDCVLYLLGRGAAVDCLKKADWTPLMMACTRKNLEVIQDLVEHGANPLLKNKDGWNSLHIASREGDPLILQYLLSVCPTAWETESKIGRTPLHTAAMHGCLDAVKVLLQRCAYEADRADRCGCTPFMDAIQCGHTAVARLLLEQHKACWATRDALGMQAIHRAAVTGQNEALRFLVSELGADVDARAVPSRLTPLHFAAKEGHVSTVQQLLSLGADINSRDERKRSEVTRRQRQSERRKQAPC